In the genome of Arachis hypogaea cultivar Tifrunner chromosome 9, arahy.Tifrunner.gnm2.J5K5, whole genome shotgun sequence, the window TTCGCCTTTCTTAAGTTGAGGGCAACCTGACTTGAAGTGACCAGGCTCCTTGCAGTGATGGCATGTGAACTTGACTTGATCTTTCTTGACATCTTTGGATGAAGAGCTTCCTTTGCCTTTATTTTTGTATCTTAGTAGTCTTCTCATTTTTCTAGCAAAGAGCACCATTTCTTCATCTGAGAAACTGTCATCAGATTCTTCTCCTTGGGCTGTCATTCTTGATTTTAgtgctatacttttctttttgtcatctTTGTCTTGAGACATGTGAGTGGTTTCATAAGCGAGCAGCttgcctctcagctcatcataggtgatTTTGATCAAATCATTTCTTTCAGAGATGGCTGTGCTTTTCACTTCCCATTTCTTAGTAAGACTTCTCAGAATCTTTCTTACCAAGGTTTCTTTAGAGTAGCTTCTTCCCATGGCGTCCAGATTGTTGATGATTATCGAGAACCTTTCGAACATTTGATCGATGCTCTCATCTTCCTTCATACTGAACATTTCATACTCCTTCATCAGCATGTCAATTCTGGTCTCCCTCACTTGCTTAGTGCCTTCATGAGTGAGTCTGAGCTTATCCCAGATTTCTTTCACTGTTTTACACCTTGACACTTTTCTGAACTCTTCAAAGCTGATTGCACAGTGCATCAGGTTGATTGCCTTTGCATTGAGTtcaaccttcttcttttcttcatttgtccATTCGTTGTCCTCCTTTGCCACAACTTCTCCATCAGCATTCTGTTTGGTAGGAACGTCGAGGCCATTGAGAATGATCTTCCAGATGTTGTAGTCAATCGACTGCACGAAGATTCtcattctttctttccagtaAGAGTAGTTGCTGCCATTGAAGTAGGGATGTCTATTATTGGACTGTCCTTCAGTGAGAGTGAAGGCCACAATGTTGGGATTCATGTTGTTGGCcatggatctttactccaagctgtgaagcttgccttcttgagaccttgctctggataccaattgatggttctagtggaacttgagaaggggggttgaatcaagttggTTTAAAACTTAAAGTTTCAAACTCTGTGTTGCTATTGCTCGCGTTGCAGGAGATTATTTAGAATTGTCTCATACGCAGAACATTAAAAGTgcagagaaaggaagaaaaaggccagcatgtatcctggttcggattcTCAGTGCCATGaatcctacatccagtctccaccacaaaccatggtggaatttccactataattctcagattacatacaccaatactattgaattaaTTCCTAATCCAACTAGTATCTACCCCTAAGCTTTATATACCAAAGCTTAGCAAACCCAaagtgctatcccaacttggAAGGGGAACCTACACAGATTCAATTCtcaccaagtgctaacccaacttggcaaGGGGAACCAATCCTAGTTCATAAACCCAAATTACATCTGAAAAACAGTGGCCATTTTGCATCACTCTAGCCTTTTTTTCTCTTGGCTTTTGAACCTCACATAATAGCCTTTTTCTCAAAACAGAAAATAACTCAAGACAGCCATAGCATAAAATAagaattaagcttgagtagaagaaagagattcCAGCTCTGTGTTAGAGAAGGTGCTCTGAATGTGTGTTCTCTCTTTCTTACCTTCAGAAGATGAAATGAAGCTTCTTTTATATCTTCAGCTTGGCTTCATTGTAGcctcttcctcttttcttttccttgctgCTCGTTGGAGTGGTCCTTGATGGCATGCAGTCCTTTCTTCATCCTGCTCCACTTCCCCTGCTGTCCGAGGAGCTTCCACCACTACCTCTGCTGTCCTTTGTGTTTCTTTCTTCCTTGGCATGTTCCTCTTTTCCATTCTGATCCATTTCCTTGCTGCTACTCTATGCAAGTTTGTGTTTTGCATAACCACGAATCACAGCAGTGCTTTTGTGATTTCCTTGGGTTAGTGTGTGTGCCCTTG includes:
- the LOC140175040 gene encoding uncharacterized protein; this translates as MANNMNPNIVAFTLTEGQSNNRHPYFNGSNYSYWKERMRIFVQSIDYNIWKIILNGLDVPTKQNADGEVVAKEDNEWTNEEKKKVELNAKAINLMHCAISFEEFRKVSRCKTVKEIWDKLRLTHEGTKQVRETRIDMLMKEYEMFSMKEDESIDQMFERFSIIINNLDAMGRSYSKETLVRKILRSLTKKWEVKSTAISERNDLIKITYDELRGKLLAYETTHMSQDKDDKKKSIALKSRMTAQGEESDDSFSDEEMVLFARKMRRLLRYKNKGKGSSSSKDVKKDQVKFTCHHCKEPGHFKSGCPQLKKGEKFKKDKKKVMMATWEDLENDTSSESSDQEAQLCLMADHDDEDEVDLSDLSIDELRYIIKDISVNSKKLLDKYAKYFTSKDPNGFGYLRLAKENAGYAVTFRKSDCRVINEKTGVVLFVAKRSDNVYGITLDDLKVQNVTCFSSMESEKWMWHKRLGHASMFQISKLVKRNLVRGLPNIKFDKDITCDACQMGKQIKTSFKPKEDVSTKKPLELLHLDLFGPTRTQSLGGKS